In Cyprinus carpio isolate SPL01 chromosome B7, ASM1834038v1, whole genome shotgun sequence, a genomic segment contains:
- the LOC109049226 gene encoding snRNA-activating protein complex subunit 2-like: MKPPFRRRTEPKRFVPKSPEEESTVNVRSLCKGWIRKDLQSFLQALKQQQNFESELDLTEIQKKVPHRSLKEIEDLIMTLKSRVLQKVYLQVQSQRREERKAKVPIELWAELVQKVSRPHEKTISSAFSQMLVIAAVEPCGMMHSEPPNPIIQTPAFSSLHPVQSTKNPSRPSASAMSPNPSVSAPSVASLIQPDSSSNAVDHLSQLDNASSSSPLVPKTPETPTPRSSQTTRSPSHLQSQAEPSVSSPVSPSVSPNKQNQVQSELLDHDYPCTPITLKCVVNFDKIYQYLSDIDSKTCNSALTSMESAVLLDMLMCLPEELPSLDCKELQHHFLQIYSQLTQPAKMPASSSNTDRDIQQANVADSTALTQKLGTTVGSTKEPSSESSFTEPAKDKKDWATAETCPLNPLLVPVALLKRSSLDSEK, encoded by the exons ATGAAACCTCCATTTCGTCGGCGAACTGAACCAAAACGCTTTGTGCCTAAGAGCCCTGAGGAAGAGTCGACAGTGAATGTCAGATCCCTCTGCAAAGGATGGATTCGCAAAGATTTGCAGAGCTTTTTGCAAGCTTTGAAACAGCAGCAGAATTTTGAGTCGGAATTAGATCTGACTGAGATTCAGAAGAAAGTTCCCCACCGTTCTCTCAAAGAG ATCGAAGACCTGATAATGACCCTGAAGTCACGAGTGCTACAGAAGGTGTACCTACAGGTGCAGAGTCAGAGGAGAGAGGAGCGCAAAGCTAAAGTTCCCATTGAATTGTGGGCAGAGCTGGTACAGAAAGTCTCTAGACCCCATGAGAAGACTATTTCTTCTGCCTTTTCCCAG ATGCTTGTGATTGCTGCCGTTGAGCCCTGTGGCATGATGCACTCTGAACCTCCAAACCCCATCATCCAAACACCCGCTTTCTCCAGTCTTCACCCTGTCCAGTCCACTAAAAATCCCTCTCGGCCTTCTGCCTCAGCCATGAGCCCAAATCCCAGTGTTTCTGCTCCCTCAGTTGCATCTCTTATTCAGCCTGACTCTAGTTCTAATGCTGTTGACCATCTTAGCCAGTTAGATAATGCATCAAGCAGTTCACCTCTAGTGCCTAAAACTCCTGAAACACCCACACCAAGATCCTCACAGACGACGAGAAGCCCAAGCCATCTGCAGTCACAAGCAGAACCATCAGTGTCCAGTCCTGTTTCACCATCAGTTTCCCCAAATAAGCAAAATCAAGTTCAGTCGGAACTGTTAGATCATGATTACCCATGCACACCAATAACGCTGAAGTGTGTCGTGAATTTTGACAAGATTTATCAATATTTAAGTGACATCGACTCTAAAACCTGCAATTCAGCTCTTACTTCAATGG AGAGTGCAGTGCTGTTGgatatgctgatgtgtttgccTGAGGAGCTCCCCTCACTGGACTGCAAGGAACTTCAACATCATTTTCTCCAGATATACTCACAGCTCACCCAACCTGCAAAAATGCCAGCTTCCTCTTCAAACACTGACAGGGACATCCAGCAGGCTAATGTAGCCGATTCGACTGCATTAACACAGAAACTCGGGACTACTGTGGGATCCACTAAAGAGCCCTCCAGTGAGTCATCTTTCACAGAACCAGCAAAGGACAAAAAAGACTGGGCTACAGCTGAAACCTGTCCTCTCAATCCTTTGTTAGTTCCAGTAGCTTTGTTGAAAAGATCGTCCCTAGATTCTGAGAAATGA
- the LOC109049228 gene encoding histidine N-acetyltransferase-like has protein sequence MKIENSLPCSQLPEAPPQTGLHFTVATEEDFDDIMAMSKDIYGGLDYLPSRYQAWLQESNRTVILARKQGKVIALESVCVIDDGETMLVEGLRVAPQERGKGVAGVLLRFCSQLVKSKYPDIKVSRLTRDDQLGPKDFQKYRLITKQGILLVRFRAEDLKLRLADLGPNITVSGKGLSTTNIPIRLEPAEVHQLFLSDVLMQGVLPNATIVQDWQPFKPLPSNMAILLKKDIDWMVDDARRPTMASLCTFPFHVPIGDDWYYLNIDMFGKDLTLAIQQLLCHLRCHTGTLKGYVMCQVFLEPALWKPMADFFRETLKVELVKEYTEQCVVESDVV, from the exons ATGAAGATTGAAAACAGCCTGCCCTGCTCTCAACTCCCTGAGGCCCCTCCTCAGACAGGGCTGCATTTTACAGTGGCGACGGAGGAGGACTTTGATGACATCATGGCCATGAGCAAGGATATCTATGGTGGCCTGGACTATCTGCCCTCCCGCTATCAAGCCTGGCTGCAAGAGAGCAACCGCACTGTCATTTTGGCTCGAAAGCAAGGCAAAGTG ATTGCACTGGAGTCAGTGTGTGTTATCGATGATGGCGAGACCATGCTGGTGGAAGGGCTTCGTGTTGCCCCACAGGAGAGGGGGAAAGGTGTGGCAGGGGTACTTCTTCGCTTTTGCTCTCAGCTGGTTAAGTCCAAGTACCCCGACATTAAAGTCAGCAGGCTGACAAGAGATGACCAACTGGGGCCAAAAGACTTCCAGAAGTACAGACTCATCACCAAACAG GGAATCCTTCTGGTGCGCTTCCGTGCCGAAGACCTTAAATTACGCCTTGCTGATCTTGGGCCTAATATCACTGTATCTGGGAAGGGTCTGTCCACCACAAACATCCCGATCCGTTTGGAGCCTGCAGAGGTGCATCAGCTCTTCCTAAGCGATGTTCTAATGCAGGGTGTCCTTCCTAATGCCACCATCGTTCAAGACTGGCAGCCCTTCAAGCCTCTGCCTAGCAACATGGCCATCCTGCTGAAGAAGGACATCGATTGGATGGTTGACGATGCCAGGCGCCCAACCATGGCCAGCTTGTGCACCTTCCCATTCCATGTGCCAATCGGTGATGACTGGTACTACCTCAACATCGACATGTTTGGTAAAGACCTGACGCTGGCTATACAACAGCTGCTGTGCCACCTGAGGTGCCACACTGGCACTCTGAAGGGTTACGTCATGTGTCAGGTGTTCCTGGAGCCTGCGCTGTGGAAGCCCATGGCTGATTTCTTTAGGGAGACCCTTAAAGTGGAGCTGGTGAAAGAGTACACAGAGCAGTGTGTCGTGGAGTCTGATGTTGTTTAG
- the LOC109049472 gene encoding uncharacterized protein LOC109049472: protein MSSNFLCALLILAFLESGKSNSGVSISHSRDGDGQAITCVLSGDENMTQINWEMLRGPNRTKVGTYHPHFGIYIMKEYETKVKMEGKKSPYPSSSLLIKVASNESVLICCAFITFPSGKLEQCTDISKKDVSVNKSIMKDFTYVEPEPRLGLFGNLGAMIIGTILSLFILTILFYLCRKNSCRRKKSFKIRTYLTDSPAETFAEESDDAPASQSSANGFDPSKLYAKIKKDLFYGRLWKSYQGQPKPWTQGTMTDQGHVYHLLGQSPVPQRNVEGSPLRPETTENSEEHFSSC from the exons ATGAGCAGCAACTTTCTTTGCGCTCTTCTCATCCTTGCCTTCCTGGAATCAG gcaaatcaaacagtggtgtATCTATTAGTCACAGTCGAGATGGAGATGGCCAGGCCATTACCTGTGTCCTCTCAGGAGACGAAAACATGACACAAATCAACTGGGAGATGCTAAGAGGCCCGAATCGCACGAAAGTGGGCACGTATCACCCACATTTTGGAATTTACATAATGAAAGAATATGAGACTAAAGTAAAGATGGAGGGCAAAAAATCTCCTTATCCATCATCATCCCTTCTCATTAAAGTAGCATCAAATGAGAGCGTGCTAATCTGTTGTGCGTTCATAACATTTCCTTCGGGTAAACTTGAGCAGTGTACTGATATTAGCAAGAAAGATGTCAGTGTCAACAAGTCTATTATGAAAG attttacaTATGTGGAACCAGAACCAAGGCTGGGATTATTTGGAAATTTGGGTGCAATGATCATTGGAACTATTCTCTCCCTTTTTATCCTGACCATCCTTTTCTATTTATGCAGAAAAAACAGCTGTAGAAG GAAGAAGTCTTTTAAAATACGAACATACTTGACAGACTCACCGGCTGAG ACATTTGCTGAAGAATCAGATGATGCACCAGCTTCTCAAAGTTCTGCAAATGGCTTTGACCCCTCAAAACTTTATGCCAAGATCAAAAAAGACCTTTTCTATGGCCGGCTGTGGAAGTCTTACCAAGGCCAACCCAAACCATGGACCCAAGGTACCATGACTGATCAAGGACACGTTTACCACCTGTTAGGACAGAGTCCCGTACCACAAAGAAATGTGGAGGGCAGCCCCTTGAGGCCAGAAACAACAGAAAATTCAGAAGAACATTTCAGTAGTTGTTAG
- the nat16l gene encoding N-acetyltransferase 16, like isoform X1, giving the protein MPRLFKGWDMILNSFTSLQEFKVHARPRGETCHITHRQNHMTVDTSTPRDTHTRTQYLCFTTVTMASHCVGESDGLTFCLARPEDYDDVMAISQDIYGGNDYLPHRYHSWMTEPGRVVIIARRDRKLVALESGLLVDGGETVIVEGLRVCPNERGCGLAGVIQRFVDGYIKRVYPNVKIKRLTRGDDPGPEKLSKFTLLARRAVLSLLGDSEGFDGFVSGLKEKLVGSDESNSSSRLVPVKDLEALKTLLLDSDLSSRLQLPGGAIIQDWQPLKLMESNLHILARRNLTWFVDGSSEKPLFMSLHTPPYPIPFNGGSLRFNIDLYGTDTSLAKKALTAHLNIVKSEIQGLVLVHIYMHQTLWEDLKQFCEGHETVKQFRDYWEQLFLEREP; this is encoded by the exons ATGCCCAGATTGTTTAAAGGCTGGGACatgattttaaacagttttacaaGCCTGCAAGAGTTTAAAGTCCATGCTCGGCCGAGGGGGGAAACTTGTCACATAACACATCGTCAAAATCACATGACTGTCGATACAAGTACGCCACGCG acacacacacacgcacacaatatCTGTGTTTTACAACAGTAACAATGGCTTCACACTGTGTGGGTGAAAGTGATGGACTGACCTTCTGTCTGGCCAGACCAGAGGATTACGATGACGTGATGGCCATCTCACAAGACATATATGGTGGCAATGACTACCTTCCACATCGCTATCACTCCTGGATGACTGAGCCAGGAAGAGTGGTTATTATAGCACGGAGAGATAGGAAGCTG GTGGCTTTGGAGTCAGGCCTGCTGGTTGATGGAGGTGAAACTGTTATAGTTGAGGGATTGAGAGTGTGTCCAAACGAAAGGGGTTGTGGTCTGGCTGGAGTGATCCAGAGATTTGTTGATGGCTACATAAAGAGGGTCTACCCTAATGTGAAGATCAAGCGCCTCACCAGAGGAGATGACCCAGGGCCTGAAAAACTGAGCAAGTTCACGCTTCTGGCCAGACGG GCTGTTCTCTCCCTGCTGGGGGATTCTGAAGGTTTTGATGGCTTTGTCTCGGGTCTGAAGGAAAAACTGGTTGGGTCAGATGAGTCTAACAGTAGCAGTCGTTTAGTGCCAGTAAAGGACTTGGAAGCTCTTAAGACCCTTCTCTTGGATTCAGACTTGTCTTCTAGACTTCAGCTTCCAGGCGGTGCTATCATCCAGGACTGGCAGCCATTGAAGCTCATGGAGAGTAACCTTCACATCTTGGCAAGGCGAAACTTGACGTGGTTTGTAGATGGTTCCAGTGAGAAACCCCTGTTCATGAGCTTGCACACACCTCCCTATCCTATTCCCTTTAATGGAGGGTCTCTACGCTTTAATATCGACCTGTACGGGACAGACACTTCTTTAGCAAAGAAGGCACTAACAGCTCACCTGAACATCGTGAAAAGTGAGATTCAAGGCTTGGTTTTGGTTCATATTTATATGCATCAGACTCTATGGGAAGATTTAAAGCAGTTTTGTGAGGGCCATGAGACAGTGAAGCAGTTCCGGGATTACTGGGAGCAGCTGTTTTTGGAAAGAGAGCCATAA
- the nat16l gene encoding N-acetyltransferase 16, like isoform X2 — MPRLFKGWDMILNSFTSLQEFKVHARPRGETCHITHRQNHMTVDTSTPRVTMASHCVGESDGLTFCLARPEDYDDVMAISQDIYGGNDYLPHRYHSWMTEPGRVVIIARRDRKLVALESGLLVDGGETVIVEGLRVCPNERGCGLAGVIQRFVDGYIKRVYPNVKIKRLTRGDDPGPEKLSKFTLLARRAVLSLLGDSEGFDGFVSGLKEKLVGSDESNSSSRLVPVKDLEALKTLLLDSDLSSRLQLPGGAIIQDWQPLKLMESNLHILARRNLTWFVDGSSEKPLFMSLHTPPYPIPFNGGSLRFNIDLYGTDTSLAKKALTAHLNIVKSEIQGLVLVHIYMHQTLWEDLKQFCEGHETVKQFRDYWEQLFLEREP; from the exons ATGCCCAGATTGTTTAAAGGCTGGGACatgattttaaacagttttacaaGCCTGCAAGAGTTTAAAGTCCATGCTCGGCCGAGGGGGGAAACTTGTCACATAACACATCGTCAAAATCACATGACTGTCGATACAAGTACGCCACGCG TAACAATGGCTTCACACTGTGTGGGTGAAAGTGATGGACTGACCTTCTGTCTGGCCAGACCAGAGGATTACGATGACGTGATGGCCATCTCACAAGACATATATGGTGGCAATGACTACCTTCCACATCGCTATCACTCCTGGATGACTGAGCCAGGAAGAGTGGTTATTATAGCACGGAGAGATAGGAAGCTG GTGGCTTTGGAGTCAGGCCTGCTGGTTGATGGAGGTGAAACTGTTATAGTTGAGGGATTGAGAGTGTGTCCAAACGAAAGGGGTTGTGGTCTGGCTGGAGTGATCCAGAGATTTGTTGATGGCTACATAAAGAGGGTCTACCCTAATGTGAAGATCAAGCGCCTCACCAGAGGAGATGACCCAGGGCCTGAAAAACTGAGCAAGTTCACGCTTCTGGCCAGACGG GCTGTTCTCTCCCTGCTGGGGGATTCTGAAGGTTTTGATGGCTTTGTCTCGGGTCTGAAGGAAAAACTGGTTGGGTCAGATGAGTCTAACAGTAGCAGTCGTTTAGTGCCAGTAAAGGACTTGGAAGCTCTTAAGACCCTTCTCTTGGATTCAGACTTGTCTTCTAGACTTCAGCTTCCAGGCGGTGCTATCATCCAGGACTGGCAGCCATTGAAGCTCATGGAGAGTAACCTTCACATCTTGGCAAGGCGAAACTTGACGTGGTTTGTAGATGGTTCCAGTGAGAAACCCCTGTTCATGAGCTTGCACACACCTCCCTATCCTATTCCCTTTAATGGAGGGTCTCTACGCTTTAATATCGACCTGTACGGGACAGACACTTCTTTAGCAAAGAAGGCACTAACAGCTCACCTGAACATCGTGAAAAGTGAGATTCAAGGCTTGGTTTTGGTTCATATTTATATGCATCAGACTCTATGGGAAGATTTAAAGCAGTTTTGTGAGGGCCATGAGACAGTGAAGCAGTTCCGGGATTACTGGGAGCAGCTGTTTTTGGAAAGAGAGCCATAA